The following proteins are encoded in a genomic region of Dioscorea cayenensis subsp. rotundata cultivar TDr96_F1 chromosome 8, TDr96_F1_v2_PseudoChromosome.rev07_lg8_w22 25.fasta, whole genome shotgun sequence:
- the LOC120266742 gene encoding putative pentatricopeptide repeat-containing protein At2g01510: MKTSLKLLAGMLLKNTFTANRMISGCTKFGELDEARKLFVLTTERTKVTWTIMIGAFSQLGCSKEAFELFNDPHASRLVNQIHVAKSGFGSTLLVCNTLVDSYSKCGLIDVARCLFDEMPERDTVAYNALLMGYSKEGFHGDAMKLFMEMRNLELKPSQFTFSGVLTAGTRLEDLRFGQQVQSLIIKSDFYWHVFINNSLLDFYWECRCISGATKLFDEMAERDNVSYNVMVSGYAWAGRTKEFGKQLPFASMLSITGALSDDR; this comes from the coding sequence ATGAAGACCTCTTTGAAGTTGCTCGCCGGAATGCTTCTCAAGAACACCTTCACTGCAAACCGGATGATCTCCGGATGCACCAAGTTCGGCGAGCTTGATGAAGCCCGGAAGCTGTTTGTGCTCACCACCGAGCGCACTAAGGTCACCTGGACGATCATGATCGGCGCATTCTCGCAGTTGGGTTGTTCCAAGGAGGCGTTCGAGCTTTTCAATGATCCTCACGCTTCACGTTTGGTGAACCAAATTCATGTTGCAAAATCTGGTTTTGGGAGCACACTGTTAGTATGCAACACCTTGGTGGATTCTTATTCCAAGTGTGGCCTCATCGATGTTGCTCGATGCCTTTTCGATGAAATGCCGGAGAGGGACACAGTGGCATACAATGCCTTGTTGATGGGTTATTCTAAAGAAGGATTCCACGGTGATGCTATGAAGCTCTTCATGGAGATGAGGAACTTGGAGTTGAAGCCCTCTCAGTTCACTTTCTCTGGAGTTTTAACTGCCGGAACAAGGCTCGAGGATCTTCGGTTTGGGCAGCAGGTTCAAAGTCTCATCATCAAATCAGACTTTTATTGGCATGTGTTTATTAACAATTCATTGTTGGATTTCTACTGGGAATGCAGGTGCATAAGTGGAGCTACAAAGTTGTTCGATGAAATGGCGGAGAGGGATAATGTTTCTTATAATGTGATGGTCTCTGGGTATGCATGGGCTGGGAGGACTAAAGAGTTTGGGAAACAGCTCCCTTTTGCTAGTATGTTGAGTATCACGGGTGCCTTGTC